In Verrucomicrobiia bacterium, one DNA window encodes the following:
- a CDS encoding type II toxin-antitoxin system VapC family toxin gives MYLDSCVILKLVTYEPDSEAYNAIVTGEAVVTSELAVAEIRSALFAKERAGRITREARMASWRAFQDRIREQEIVLLPLNRQVIERAGAVIEQCAPVIPLRTLDAIHVATAELHGGEAMCSSDERVCEASDYIGLAAVPRPPTK, from the coding sequence ATGTACCTCGATAGCTGCGTCATCCTCAAACTGGTCACCTACGAGCCTGACAGCGAGGCATACAACGCGATAGTGACGGGCGAGGCGGTTGTCACATCCGAACTCGCGGTTGCGGAAATTCGATCCGCCCTTTTCGCGAAAGAGCGGGCCGGGCGGATTACACGCGAGGCGCGGATGGCGAGCTGGCGGGCTTTCCAGGACCGCATTCGCGAGCAGGAAATTGTCCTGCTGCCGCTGAATCGGCAAGTTATCGAACGTGCAGGCGCGGTGATCGAACAGTGTGCACCCGTGATTCCGCTGCGAACGCTGGACGCGATTCACGTCGCGACAGCAGAGCTTCACGGCGGGGAAGCGATGTGCAGCAGTGACGAGCGTGTTTGCGAAGCTTCGGATTACATAGGGCTTGCCGCGGTTCCGCGGCCGCCAACGAAATAG
- a CDS encoding type II toxin-antitoxin system prevent-host-death family antitoxin, which yields MKAKTAKHRAAKARPGILNEAVALPGIGLSIPVRAAKAKLSALLELVAGGQEVTITSDGKPKAVLVPMTERRRRKVFTGTMDHLKTMPMQTEGPFAGEIIRADRDGRGW from the coding sequence GTGAAAGCGAAAACAGCAAAACACAGGGCAGCCAAGGCCCGGCCGGGAATTCTCAATGAGGCTGTGGCATTGCCTGGGATTGGACTCAGCATCCCAGTGCGAGCAGCGAAGGCAAAGCTTTCGGCATTACTGGAGCTGGTTGCGGGTGGACAGGAAGTGACGATCACGAGCGACGGAAAACCCAAGGCTGTCCTCGTTCCCATGACGGAACGCAGGCGGCGTAAAGTGTTCACGGGGACCATGGACCACTTGAAGACCATGCCCATGCAAACCGAGGGGCCGTTTGCGGGCGAAATCATACGCGCGGATCGTGATGGCCGTGGCTGGTAA